In Streptomyces sp. HUAS ZL42, the DNA window AGGTCCGCGCCGGCGTCCTCGGCGGCGGCGCGGTCCTGCGCGGCGCGCTGCTGACCGCGCGGGACCGGGCTCAGGACGAGGTGTTCGCACCGCCGGAGCGTTAGTCGGCCGGTGCCGGCACCGGCTCAGGGGCGCAGGCCGGCCACAGCAGCAGGGCCGGGAGCACCACCGCTGCCGCCGGCAACCCCGTCGGACCCGCCCCGCTCGCGGCCGAGAGTGGCTCCGAATGCCGGGTGTGGAACACCGGATGGGGCACCGAAGCGGTCGGATACGCCACCAGCGCGGTCAGGACCAGCCGCCGCTCCGTCGTCGCGACCGCCACGCACAGCATCACGGCGAGCGCGAGACACAAGCCGCCGAGGTCCCGCAGCACCTGCTCGTTGCAGGGCGGGAGCAGCGACACCCGGCGCCACTGGCGAGAAGCCCGAGCCCGGCCGCGGCAGGGCGCGCCGGCTCATCCGTGCCTCCTGTCGAGGTGCTCCTCGAAAGTCCCCTTGCCGACGGCCAGTTCGGGTGTCAGATGCCCCCCGGTCCGGAAGGCCCGGTACGCCTTGCCCCACAGCGGCACGTTTACGACGACCCGCCGCCGCCCTGTCGCCTTCAGATACGCCCGGGCCAGCGACTCGAACGACCGCACCTCGGGCCCGCCCATGTCCTCTACCCGCCCCGCCGGCGCGCCCTCCGCCAGCCGCGCCAACCGGTCCGCGACCTCGGCCACCTCGATCGGCTGGTCCGGTACGCCGGCCGGCAGCAGCATCACCGGCGGTTTGGCCAGCCCCTGGAGCACCCGCACGAGCAGGTCGTGGAACTGGGTGGTGCGCAGCACGGTCCAGCCGAGTCCCGACTCCTCGACGAGCCTCTCCACCGCGAGCTTCGACCGGTAGTAGCCGAACGGCACCCGGTCGACGCCCACGATGGAGATGTAGACCAGGTGGCCCACACCCGCCCGCCGTGCCGCCGCGATCAGGTTCGTCGCCGCCTGCTCGTCGCCGCCGCGCGGGGAACTCGCGCAGTGCACGATCGTGTCCACGCCCCCGACCGCCGCGTCAAGGCCGATGCCGCCTTCCCGCAAGTCCACGGCGTACGGCTGGGCGTGCCGGCTGAGCACCCGCACCTCGTGCCCGGCCGCGCGCAGCCGCTCGGTGACGAGCCGGCCGAGCGTTCCGGTGCCGCCGGTCACCAGGATCGTCGTCATGGCGTTCAGTCCCTTCCGAGGCCGGGCGCTCCGGGGTGGAGCGCCCTACGCCAGCTGAGACCGATTGGCCACGCGAAATGTGACAGGCGTCTACAGCCGCGTGAGCTGACGGCGTACGAAGTCCAGCTTGTCCGGGTTCACCACGACCCGCACATGCGCGATCAGACCGTCCCGCACCTCGAACGCGACGATCCCGACGAGCGTGTCGCCCGCCCACGCCGCCAGGCCGGTCTCGCCGTTGACCTCGATCGACGTGTAGACCAGGCCTGCCGCGAACCGCTGGGCCCCGCCGGCGACCAGCCGGCTGACCTTGTCGCGCCCCTCGACCGGCCGCCGGGCCGCGCTGACCTTGCCGCCGCCGTCGCTCGACCAGGTCACATCGGCCACGAGCAGCTTCTCGAGGCCGGCCAGATCGCCGTCCCGGGCCGCCGCGACGAAGGAGGCGACCAACTCCTCCCACCGCTCCGGGGTGGGTTCGAAACGGGACTGCGGCTCACCCACCCGCTGCACCGCCCGCCGGTACAGCTGACGGCAGTTGGCCTCGCTCAGTTCCAGAGCCTCGGCGATCTCCCGGTGCCCGTACCCGAACGCCTCCCGCAGCACGTACACCGCCCGCTCGGTCGGCGTGAGCCGCTCCAGCAGGACCAGCATCGCCATCGACACGGCGTCGCGCTGCTCGGCCGACTCCAGCGGGCCGAGCGTGCCGTCCGAGGTGACGACGGGCTCCGGCAGCCAGGTCCCCACGTACTGCTCGCGCCGCGCCCGGGCGGACGTCAGCCGGTTGAGGCAGAGGTTGGTGACGACCTTGGCGAGCCATGCGCCCGGGTGCTCGATCTCCGTGCGCACTGCGCCGCTGAAGCGCAGGTAGGCGTCCTGGACCGTGTCCTCCGCCTCGTCGGCGGAGCCGAGCATGCGGTAGGCCAGACCGAACAGCCGGGGGCGGTGGCTCTCGAACTCGTCGGCGATCGCTGTCGTCATGCGTTCACCCTGCCAGAAGGGTGACGGCGGAAGGTGGGAGGCCCGGCGGCGGGCAAGGGCCGTCGTCACCACCGCCGGGCCGGTCTGCGCCGGAGCTGCGAAGTCCCCTACCGCGACTGGTCCTTGGCGCTCCAGGGAGATTGCGACCGACCCTAGAAAGGACTAGACCAAATCGTCAATAGGTATGGACCAATCTCAAGCGGGGTCGCCGGCCCGGTAGTTGGCTCCGTGTCGACCGCCCGAGAAGTCCAGCGACATGGCCTGTGAGCCACCCCACACCGTTCGCCCGTATGGACCGCGATCAGGCGTGGCACACTGGCTCTGTACCAATAGCAGCGCACTCCGGGGTCGGTGAAAGTCCGAACCGGCGGTTACAGTCCGCGACCCGGTCGCTTCCAGCGGCCGGTTGACCAGGTGAAATTCCTGGACCGACGGTTAAAGTCCGGATGGGAGGCAGTGCGCGGCGGGCGGGCATGCGTGCGCGCCGCCGACCGGTTCGTCCATGGGGCGAGCACCGTCCGGCGTCGCTTCCGGTGTCCCTGCCCGTGTTCTCTGTCGTCATCGACAGGCCCCGGAGTCCGTGCCCGAATGAGGCAGGAGGACCCGGGAAGTGTTCACCGGAATCGTCGAAGAGCTGGGTGAGGTCACCGCCGTCGAGAACCTCGGCGACGCCTCCCGCTTCCGGCTGCGCGGCCCCGTCGTGACCGACGGCGCGAAGCACGGCGACTCCATCGCCGTGAACGGGGTCTGTCTCACCGTCGTCGACCACGAGGGCGACGAGTTCACCGCCGACGTCATGGCGGAGACCCTCCACCGCTCCAGCCTCGGCGCCCTCACCGTCGGCTCCCGCGTCAACCTCGAGCGGCCCACCGCCGTGGGCGCACGCCTCGGCGGGCACATCGTGCAGGGCCATGTCGACGGCACCGGCCGGGTACTGGAGCGCAAGCCCTCCGAGAACTGGGAGATCGTGAAGGTCTCCCTCCCCGCGGACCTCGCCCGGTACGTGGTCGAGAAGGGCTCCGTCACGGTCGACGGCATCAGCCTCACCGTCGTCGACGCCGGCCCGGACTACTTCACCGTCAGCCTCATCCCCACCACCCTCGCCCTGACCACGCTCGGCCTCAAGCAGGCCGGCGACCCGGTCAACCTCGAGGTGGACATCGTCGCCAAGTACGTCGAGCGACTGATGGCCGCCGGTCAGGGGGCGGGTCGGTGAACCGGCTGAACTCCGAGGCGTTCGTCCTGTTCGACCAGCACATCCTCTGGTCGGACATGATCGGCAACGTCCTCGGTCTGATCGCCCTCGCCCTGGGCTGGCGGCGCTCCCTGCTGAGCTGGCCGGTGCAGTTCCTCTCCGGCCTCGTCCTCTTCGGAGCCTTCTTCGGTCACCTGACCGGCAGCGCGGGCAAGCAGGCCGTCGTCATGGCCGTCGCCCTGTACGGCTGGTGGCAGTGGAGCCGCGGCCAGAACCAGTCCGAGGACGGCCACATCGTCCCGCGCTTCGCCACCTGGCGAGAGCGGGCGGCCATGATCGCCGCCGCCGCAGCCGGCACGGTCGGGGTGGCCCTGCTCTTCAAGGCCTACCCGTCCCTGTCCTGGGACCCCTGGCCGGACGCCTACATCTTCGTGGGCACCATCGTCGCCATGTACGCCCAGGCCCGCGGCATGGTCGAGTTCTGGTTCGCCTGGCTCCTCGTCGACCTCGTGGGCGTGCCGCTGAACTTCGCCAACGGCTACGCCTTCTCCGGATTCGTCTACATCATCTACGGCGCGCTGGTCCTGTGGGGCATGCGCGACTGGTGGCTGCGCTCCCGCAGGACCGCGCAGCCCGCTCTGGAAGGAGCGCCGGCATGACCGCGGCACCGATCCTGTACAGCACCGACGGCTTCGAGGACTTCGCCCTCGACCCGATCGAGCAGGCCATCGCCGACATCGCGGCCGGCCGCCCGATCGTGGTCGTCGACGACGAGGACCGCGAGAACGAGGGCGACCTCGTCATCGCCGCCGAGAAGGTGACCCCCGAGATCGTCGCCTTCATGATGAGCGAGTGCCGCGGCCTGATCTGCGCCCCCATGGAGGGCGAGGAGCTGGACCGGCTGAAGCTCCCGCAGATGGTGGACGACAACACCGAGTCGATGAAGACGGCGTTCACCGTCTCCGTGGACGCGTCCGCCGCTCACGGGGTGACCACCGGCATCTCGGCCTCCGACCGTGCCACCACGCTTCGGATGCTCGCGAGCGGTGACTGCGAGCCCACGGACTTCGTCCGCCCGGGCCACATCTTCCCGCTGCGGGCCAAGCCCGGCGGCGTGCTCGTGCGCAACGGCCACACCGAGGCCGCCGTCGACCTCGCCCGCCTCGCGGGCCTGCGCCCAGCCGGCGCCATCGTCGAGATCGCCGGCGAGGACGGCCGCATGCTGCGCCTGCCCGAGCTGATCCCGTTCGCCCGCAAGCACGGCCTGACGATCATCTCCATAGAGGACCTGATCACCTACCGCCGCACCTCCGAGCCCACCGTCCGCCGCGAGGCCGAGACCCGGCTGCCCACCGCGCACGGCACCTTCACGGCGTACGGCTACCGCTCCACCGCCGACGGCGTGGAGCACGTCGCCCTGGTGCACGGAGAGATCGGCGCCGGCGAGGACGTCCTGGTCCGCGTCCACTCCGAGTGCCTCACCGGCGACATCTTCGCCTCACTGCGCTGCGACTGCGGGCCCCAGCTCGAAGCC includes these proteins:
- a CDS encoding SDR family oxidoreductase, with translation MTTILVTGGTGTLGRLVTERLRAAGHEVRVLSRHAQPYAVDLREGGIGLDAAVGGVDTIVHCASSPRGGDEQAATNLIAAARRAGVGHLVYISIVGVDRVPFGYYRSKLAVERLVEESGLGWTVLRTTQFHDLLVRVLQGLAKPPVMLLPAGVPDQPIEVAEVADRLARLAEGAPAGRVEDMGGPEVRSFESLARAYLKATGRRRVVVNVPLWGKAYRAFRTGGHLTPELAVGKGTFEEHLDRRHG
- a CDS encoding RNA polymerase sigma-70 factor encodes the protein MTTAIADEFESHRPRLFGLAYRMLGSADEAEDTVQDAYLRFSGAVRTEIEHPGAWLAKVVTNLCLNRLTSARARREQYVGTWLPEPVVTSDGTLGPLESAEQRDAVSMAMLVLLERLTPTERAVYVLREAFGYGHREIAEALELSEANCRQLYRRAVQRVGEPQSRFEPTPERWEELVASFVAAARDGDLAGLEKLLVADVTWSSDGGGKVSAARRPVEGRDKVSRLVAGGAQRFAAGLVYTSIEVNGETGLAAWAGDTLVGIVAFEVRDGLIAHVRVVVNPDKLDFVRRQLTRL
- a CDS encoding riboflavin synthase gives rise to the protein MFTGIVEELGEVTAVENLGDASRFRLRGPVVTDGAKHGDSIAVNGVCLTVVDHEGDEFTADVMAETLHRSSLGALTVGSRVNLERPTAVGARLGGHIVQGHVDGTGRVLERKPSENWEIVKVSLPADLARYVVEKGSVTVDGISLTVVDAGPDYFTVSLIPTTLALTTLGLKQAGDPVNLEVDIVAKYVERLMAAGQGAGR
- a CDS encoding nicotinamide riboside transporter PnuC, with product MNRLNSEAFVLFDQHILWSDMIGNVLGLIALALGWRRSLLSWPVQFLSGLVLFGAFFGHLTGSAGKQAVVMAVALYGWWQWSRGQNQSEDGHIVPRFATWRERAAMIAAAAAGTVGVALLFKAYPSLSWDPWPDAYIFVGTIVAMYAQARGMVEFWFAWLLVDLVGVPLNFANGYAFSGFVYIIYGALVLWGMRDWWLRSRRTAQPALEGAPA
- a CDS encoding bifunctional 3,4-dihydroxy-2-butanone-4-phosphate synthase/GTP cyclohydrolase II, which codes for MTAAPILYSTDGFEDFALDPIEQAIADIAAGRPIVVVDDEDRENEGDLVIAAEKVTPEIVAFMMSECRGLICAPMEGEELDRLKLPQMVDDNTESMKTAFTVSVDASAAHGVTTGISASDRATTLRMLASGDCEPTDFVRPGHIFPLRAKPGGVLVRNGHTEAAVDLARLAGLRPAGAIVEIAGEDGRMLRLPELIPFARKHGLTIISIEDLITYRRTSEPTVRREAETRLPTAHGTFTAYGYRSTADGVEHVALVHGEIGAGEDVLVRVHSECLTGDIFASLRCDCGPQLEASLQRIQAEGRGVVVYLRGHEGRGIGLLSKLRAYELQELGRDTLDANLELGLPADARDYGAGAQILEDLGVRSVRLMTNNPDKTDALVRHGLKVTGREPMPVQAGEHNLRYLRTKRDRMGHDLPWLDTPAVSTCGNQ